The DNA sequence GGACACCCCCAGGGCACATCAGCATCAGCAGCTGTCCCTGATGGCAGAGGAGCAGAGTATCACCAGGTCATGGCTTGGGCTTGTCAGGGACAATCTTCCGCTTGGAGCTGTAGAAgtctgaaaggcagaaagagaggGTTGGAAAGTGCCTCCCGCCCATCAGGAGCAGTAGGACAGGAAGAGGGTGGTGTCCCCAGGGAAGGGCCCCAAAACCCAGCCCAGGTGGACTCTTTTAGACTCATCCACCCAAAGCTGTGCATTCCTGGAGAGAAGAGCCTGTAGGTCTCCATCTCTTCTATTTGGTCTCACCTGTGCTTCTACCCCAGCCCTTGATCTTAGAGGACAGGCTCAGGCCATGGGAACTGAGGGTGATGAACTATTTTGGGGCACATTCAGCTATAAGGTGGTCCCATCCCCATGCCTGGGTGCAAGAGCCTTGCCTGGCTCCTAAGTTCCCTCCATCTGTCCCTACCAGGAAAGCTATGACACCAGCAACAGACCAAGCATGCATGGAGTGACACCAAGCCTCCAGCACTCACCTTTGATGGTGGTCTGTCCACGTTTCAAGCTCTGTGGGGAACCAGCCCTGTAAACCTCCAAGTTCTGCTGAGACCCCTCCGGGCAAATCCTGCCAAAACAGTCCTTGGGAGAGACCTTGCAGACCAAGGAGCTCCTGCTCTCACTGCTGGTGACCTTGACCAGGTTGTGAACCTCCTGGGGCAGCTGCTCAGCCAGGAAGACTCTCTCCCACTTGAACTGTCCTTCCAAGGGAGTCTCCGTCTCAAAGTTGAAGTTCCAGCGCTGCTGAGCTTCTTCCAGGTGTTGCTTCAACAGTTTCTCAGAGTCATTCTGGAGCTGGTGATGGTCCACAGGGCCAAAGAGGTTCCTGCACACCTTGCTGCTGCATGGCAcctgcctggccctgctc is a window from the Balearica regulorum gibbericeps isolate bBalReg1 chromosome 25, bBalReg1.pri, whole genome shotgun sequence genome containing:
- the CDKN1A gene encoding cyclin-dependent kinase inhibitor 1; this encodes MPLSQSRARQVPCSSKVCRNLFGPVDHHQLQNDSEKLLKQHLEEAQQRWNFNFETETPLEGQFKWERVFLAEQLPQEVHNLVKVTSSESRSSLVCKVSPKDCFGRICPEGSQQNLEVYRAGSPQSLKRGQTTIKDFYSSKRKIVPDKPKP